From the genome of Solibacillus sp. FSL H8-0538:
CTATTTATCATTTGATTCATTCGGTACACCCATTGGTACAAAGTCGATTAACTGGACGATGGATTCCAAAGGGACGATTCGTATGCTGTACCTAGCTTGTGTCATGGTGGATGCATATAATAAAGGGAAAACGATTTTTATCGATGAGTTTGATACGGCATTTCATGTATCGATTTGTGAATTTTTAATGGCAATCATGAATAGTAAACGTAACGGCAATAATCAGTTTGTCGTGACGAGCCATGAAATTGATTTACTGGATCAGCCATTACGTCCTGACCAAATATGGTTTGTGAATAAAAGCTATAAAAATGAATCGGAGCTGTATTCATTATTTGATTTTGCAGATTTACATAAAAAACGTGCAGAAATTTCCTATGCGAAGCGTTATTTAAAAGGGGAGTTTGGTGCAACGCCCGTTATTAATGAATACTTGTCCGAGCGCTACTTAGATGAGGAGGGGCAACCACAATGAAAATGCGTGAACGAGGATCATTAGCTTTACGCAAAACGATTTTGATTTATTGTGAAGGCGAGACAGAGCGTATTTATTTTGAGCAAATGAAAATTTTAAAACGCTCCAAAATGGTCAGTGTAAAAATTAAAAATGTGAAGCGTTCTGCATTAAAGTTAGCACAGCATGCGTATCGCGATTCAAGCTACCAACCATTTGATGAAGTATGGGTTGTGTTTGATAAAGACGATTTAACGGAAAAGCAGCTTGAGGAAGTGAACGACTTTTGTGAACGTCACGAAATACTGATAGCCTACACAAATGAAGCATTTGAGCTATGGCTGCTTTTACACTTTGAGCAAATTGATGTAACACAAGTGTACCCACGAGCGCTGCTTAATGAAAAAATGGGAGACTATTTAAACGTAGCGCGTTATTTCCGAAATAAGGGTAATGCAGAAGTCATTGCTCCAATTGCGCTACGTCATGAGATAGCGATGAAAAACTGTAGTGAAATGATGGCACTACGGAATTCAGATAGCCGAGATAATCCGTACTGTAATTTGCATGAGATGATTCGTAACGTATTTTAGTGCTCACATAGCGTGGGCATTTTTTTAATGTAAGCTTTCATGTTTATGGTAATACGAAGCGATGGAAGCGAGCTCTCTATAAGAAATAGTAGGTAACTGTTGTAGCGTATCGCGTGAGAAAGTTAGCGTGAGTACTTCGATATTGTCATTTCTTACAAGCATATGCCAAACGAAGGTGAAAGTGGCTACTGCCTCTAACGTTTTAATCTGTTGAAGCATATTATAAGTATCCTTTAGTAGTGTATCCTCATCCATAAACTCGCTACTTTGCAAATGTAAAACTACATCCTGCTCCTTCTCTTGTTGCGATACTTGAAGATCGAGGATAGCATTTTCTAGTAATTGGTTGTTAGCAATTTCAGTAACTGCTACCATAGTGCCATAGCTAGGGGTTTTGTCGACAGTTGTTTGACCTATTTCCTCAGGTGTGTTCGGTTCGCTAGTAAATGTTAGGCTAATAATACCGAGGCAAATAAGTAGAATGAATATAAATATGAATAATCTCTTAAAGTTTTTCACGGAAGGCGTCCTCCATCTATTATGTAGATGACTTTTAATATAAATAAGAACCTCTATAATCAGTACTGTTAGTAGGTTTTATTTTTGGACTTCAGTTGTTCCGACTGAAATCGATTGTGACTAATCATTATAAGAGAAATTGCAGAAGATTTCAAATTGAAGGAGGTGTCTCAAATGTACTTTGAGACACCTCCTTATGAGTTAAGTATGCTGTTCGTCTTGCATCGTATGTGGAGATGTTTGCTCGTCAAAGTATAAAAATGATTCATCCTCCAGTTGAAATGTTTTTTGTTCATTTAATCCAACCGATAAAGGTCCTGAAAAAATCTCTTCCCACCAAGTTTCTGTTGTAATCATTAATATGGCCTCCTTCGTACGATAGAAATGTAATGACATATTCGTTCATTTGGTAAAGAGGTATTTCCCTTGCGTATCCTTTTGTTAACATATAGCATTCATAACATAATTATTACAAAAACTAATAACATATAGAAGGATTTGTGAAGGTGATTGTAGTAGTTACTACAGTAGTTAATATGTGTGAAGCACTTAAATTTATGCATCAAGTCAAAAAGAAAGGGTGAAGAAAATTGAATTTTACATCTCAAAATGTAGAACAAATGATAGCTGAGCAACGATCATTTTATTTTTCACGCGCTACAAAAAATGTGGAATTTCGTAAACAACAATTGCTCAAGCTAAAGTCAGTAATAAAAAAATATGAAGCGGAAGTGATTCAAGCACTTCATTTTGATTTACGAAAAAGTGAGTTCGAAGCGTATTCAACGGAAATAGGAATGGTTTACGATAGTATTGCCTATTTTATAAAAAATATTGATGACTGGATGAAACCAGAGGTAATTAAAACGCCAATACATTTTCAGCCAGGCAAGAGTTTTATCGTCCGGGAGCCGTATGGTGTAGTATTAATAATTGGACCGTTTAATTACCCATTCCAGCTTGTAATAGAGCCATTAATTGGTGCGATTATTAGTGGTAATACAGCCATTGT
Proteins encoded in this window:
- a CDS encoding RloB family protein: MKMRERGSLALRKTILIYCEGETERIYFEQMKILKRSKMVSVKIKNVKRSALKLAQHAYRDSSYQPFDEVWVVFDKDDLTEKQLEEVNDFCERHEILIAYTNEAFELWLLLHFEQIDVTQVYPRALLNEKMGDYLNVARYFRNKGNAEVIAPIALRHEIAMKNCSEMMALRNSDSRDNPYCNLHEMIRNVF